A region of Paraburkholderia sp. BL23I1N1 DNA encodes the following proteins:
- a CDS encoding MBL fold metallo-hydrolase has protein sequence MRIAVTAGTTAALPWMQDAHAQSTTSSATPAPAAGHPAKGTQLILLGTKGGPTPSDLRAAPSNVLVVDGQPYVVDCGNGVALQLTKAGVKLPGVRDIFLTHHHSDHNADLGNLVFLAWATGLHMPVNLYGPPRMTKMIDDFVDMNAIDLDVRMREEGRPPFRPLINIHEFDGPRLVMEDDRVRVTSTLVDHYTIKPAFAYRFETRDRTVVFSGDTTYYPALAEFAKGADVLVHEVMYLPALEKLMKTVDNAPTLLDHLVKSHTTTEQVGKIAAAAGVKTLVLSHFVPGGDPAITDEMWAADARKHFDGQVIVGKDLQVI, from the coding sequence ATGCGTATTGCCGTTACGGCAGGCACCACCGCAGCGCTGCCGTGGATGCAGGACGCCCACGCGCAGTCAACGACCAGCTCCGCAACGCCGGCACCCGCCGCTGGACACCCGGCAAAAGGCACACAGCTGATCCTGCTCGGCACCAAGGGTGGCCCGACGCCGTCCGATCTGCGCGCGGCACCGTCGAACGTGCTGGTGGTCGACGGTCAGCCCTACGTGGTCGATTGCGGCAACGGCGTCGCGCTGCAGTTGACCAAAGCGGGCGTCAAGCTGCCGGGCGTCCGTGACATCTTCCTGACGCACCATCATTCGGATCACAACGCCGACCTCGGCAACCTCGTGTTCCTCGCCTGGGCCACCGGCCTGCACATGCCCGTGAATCTCTACGGGCCGCCGCGCATGACAAAGATGATCGACGACTTTGTCGACATGAACGCGATCGACCTCGACGTGCGGATGCGCGAAGAAGGCCGCCCGCCGTTCCGGCCACTGATCAACATCCATGAATTCGACGGCCCGCGTCTCGTGATGGAAGACGACCGCGTGCGCGTCACCTCGACGCTGGTCGACCACTACACGATCAAGCCGGCATTCGCTTACCGCTTCGAGACGCGGGACCGCACCGTCGTCTTCTCTGGCGACACGACCTACTACCCGGCGCTTGCCGAGTTCGCGAAAGGTGCTGACGTCCTGGTGCACGAAGTGATGTACCTGCCCGCGCTCGAAAAGCTGATGAAGACCGTCGACAACGCGCCGACGCTGCTCGATCACCTCGTGAAGAGCCACACCACCACGGAGCAGGTCGGCAAGATCGCCGCGGCGGCAGGCGTCAAGACGCTGGTGCTGAGCCACTTCGTGCCGGGCGGCGATCCCGCGATTACCGACGAGATGTGGGCCGCCGACGCGCGCAAACATTTCGACGGACAAGTCATCGTTGGAAAAGACCTGCAGGTTATCTGA
- a CDS encoding GTP-binding protein, protein MQSSAIPLTLLTGFLGSGKTTLLNRLLPQPALGRCTVVINELGAIGLDHLFVSTSRDETIALLENGCLCCGVRDELAATVADLLERRTRGEIPAFERILIETTGLARPGPVISLLLGDPALEGRLQLDGIVTTVDAKHGAAQLARHEESRQQVAVADRLLLTKAELTDEPALAELESALEALNPGATRIPVRNGEIDAQQLLDILTPRALRPWLRAEPAPSKLLMRGATASRVAHPDIDTFCLTYSQALPMQAFETALTVLLGYHGERILRVKGIGNFIGESRPVVFHGVQQLLHEPLRLDAWPDDDHTTRLVFIVQGLARSVIEETITHFLREAGVDELTEDDAAQR, encoded by the coding sequence ATGCAATCCTCTGCGATTCCCCTGACCTTGCTGACGGGCTTTCTCGGTTCGGGTAAGACCACCTTGCTTAATCGCCTGCTGCCGCAACCGGCGCTGGGCCGTTGTACCGTGGTGATCAACGAACTGGGCGCGATCGGTCTCGATCATCTGTTCGTCAGCACCTCGCGCGACGAGACCATCGCGCTGCTGGAAAACGGCTGCCTGTGTTGCGGCGTGCGCGACGAACTGGCTGCCACTGTGGCCGATCTGCTGGAGCGCCGCACGCGCGGCGAAATTCCCGCCTTCGAGCGGATTTTGATCGAGACCACGGGGCTAGCGCGACCCGGTCCGGTGATCTCGTTGCTGCTTGGCGACCCGGCGCTTGAAGGCCGTTTGCAACTCGATGGCATTGTGACGACCGTCGATGCGAAACACGGCGCCGCACAACTTGCACGACATGAGGAATCGCGTCAGCAGGTGGCCGTCGCGGACCGGCTATTGCTGACCAAGGCTGAACTGACCGATGAACCCGCACTTGCCGAACTCGAGTCCGCGCTTGAGGCGCTGAATCCGGGTGCGACGCGCATCCCGGTGCGCAACGGGGAGATTGACGCACAACAGCTGCTCGATATCCTGACGCCGCGTGCCTTGCGGCCCTGGTTGCGCGCCGAACCTGCACCGAGCAAGCTGCTGATGCGGGGCGCTACAGCGTCACGTGTGGCTCATCCGGACATCGACACCTTTTGCCTGACCTACTCGCAGGCATTGCCGATGCAAGCATTCGAAACCGCGCTAACCGTCCTGCTCGGCTATCACGGCGAGCGCATCCTGCGGGTTAAGGGGATCGGCAATTTCATCGGCGAATCGCGGCCGGTTGTGTTCCATGGCGTGCAGCAGTTGCTGCATGAACCGCTGCGGCTTGACGCATGGCCCGACGACGATCACACGACACGGCTCGTGTTCATCGTACAAGGTCTGGCCAGGTCGGTAATCGAGGAAACGATCACGCATTTTCTGCGCGAAGCGGGAGTGGACGAACTGACGGAAGACGATGCAGCGCAACGCTAG
- a CDS encoding DUF1987 domain-containing protein, which produces MDNLYIAATTTSPEVDFQFDQNVLTFRGESYPENAAAFYAPVIERLREYLASCENAAITVEVTLTYFNSSSTKMLFSVFDALDQAASSGNHVLVRWYRDAEDETILEFGEELQTDFTAIQFTDCPVAT; this is translated from the coding sequence ATGGATAATCTTTATATTGCGGCCACGACTACGTCGCCGGAAGTCGATTTTCAATTCGACCAGAACGTGCTGACGTTCAGGGGAGAGTCTTATCCCGAGAACGCGGCCGCGTTCTATGCTCCGGTCATCGAGCGGCTTCGCGAGTACCTTGCAAGTTGCGAGAATGCCGCTATCACGGTTGAAGTTACGCTGACTTACTTCAACAGTTCGAGCACGAAGATGCTGTTCAGCGTGTTCGATGCGTTGGACCAGGCGGCTTCATCTGGAAATCACGTGCTGGTGAGATGGTATCGCGACGCCGAGGACGAAACCATTCTCGAATTCGGCGAGGAATTGCAAACCGATTTTACGGCGATCCAGTTCACCGATTGTCCGGTTGCGACGTAA
- a CDS encoding NAD(P)H-binding protein, whose product MTMKSTHDDPILVTGAAGEIGSIGRHLTAMLLAKGHKVRAMVRREDERAESLRQLGAEVVLGDLTDLQSVHRAIEGCKRIYFSMSVSGAYLEATVNFAAVARHHGVEVIVNMSQMSVTGMSITETTNSPQHKLHWLAEQALAWSGLPVVTVRPTAFMEGFFLRLAVNSVREKDELVLPLGNARTSPIAAVDVARVVAAIFDDPAAHVGQIYNLTGPESADLDHYARVFSEALDRTIRYRNVPVPAWSEKLRELGVPDYLICHLAVLAELHAQGRFDRLTDDVFELTGQKPMGMREFVTHHAADFSL is encoded by the coding sequence ATGACGATGAAATCCACACATGACGACCCGATCCTCGTAACCGGCGCAGCCGGCGAAATCGGCTCCATAGGCCGCCATCTCACCGCGATGCTGCTGGCCAAGGGTCACAAAGTGCGCGCCATGGTGCGTCGTGAAGACGAACGCGCCGAAAGCCTGCGCCAGCTCGGCGCCGAGGTCGTGCTCGGTGACCTGACCGATCTGCAGTCGGTGCACCGTGCCATTGAAGGTTGCAAGCGCATTTACTTCAGCATGTCGGTGTCGGGGGCCTATCTGGAAGCCACGGTGAACTTCGCCGCGGTGGCACGTCATCACGGTGTCGAAGTCATCGTGAACATGTCGCAGATGAGCGTGACGGGCATGAGCATCACCGAAACCACCAACAGTCCTCAACACAAGTTGCATTGGCTCGCTGAGCAGGCCCTGGCCTGGTCGGGCCTGCCGGTGGTCACGGTGCGGCCCACTGCGTTCATGGAAGGTTTTTTCCTGCGTCTCGCCGTCAACAGCGTGCGCGAAAAGGACGAGTTGGTACTACCGCTGGGGAATGCCAGGACCTCGCCGATCGCGGCGGTCGACGTGGCTCGCGTCGTGGCCGCGATCTTCGATGACCCCGCGGCGCACGTCGGCCAGATCTACAACCTGACTGGTCCCGAGTCGGCTGATCTGGACCACTACGCACGCGTGTTCTCTGAAGCGCTCGACCGCACCATTCGTTACCGCAACGTACCGGTTCCGGCATGGTCCGAAAAGCTTCGCGAACTGGGCGTGCCGGACTACCTGATCTGCCACCTTGCCGTGTTGGCCGAGCTTCACGCGCAGGGCCGATTCGACCGCTTGACCGATGACGTATTCGAGCTCACCGGCCAAAAGCCAATGGGCATGAGGGAGTTCGTGACGCACCACGCCGCCGACTTCAGCCTTTAA
- a CDS encoding glucose/quinate/shikimate family membrane-bound PQQ-dependent dehydrogenase, whose protein sequence is MASQSNSRGVIGVITLLFTVLTALYLLIGGAWLLTVGGSAYYVITGIVLLGVAWLLWRRSPAALVLYALVLIGTAIWALMESGPDFWALAPRSDVLVIFGVWLLLLVSWRLEGARTLGVVSLVVALVAWAGVLVYASFNDPQQVNGTLNASAPASGTSTGIDAADWPAYGRDQEGTRYSPLKQITPENVKDLQVAWTFRTGDTKGPNDPVEITNEVTPIKIGDLLYLCSPHQILFALDAKTGALKWKFDPKLQSDPSFQHVTCRGVSYVDLSANATAAAPAATLASDAAAASDASGAAATAATPAAAPAADATSACTRRIFLPVNDGHLYALDALTGQRCEGFGNNGDLDLQHAQPVTTAGMYEPTSPSIITSKVIIVAGAVEDNFSNREPSGVIRGFDVRTGELLWAFDPGAKDPNHIPGPGEHYTWNSPNSWAPAAYDAKLDIVYLPMGVKTPDIWGGDRTPELERYATGLLALHASTGELAWFYQTVHHDLWDMDQPSQPTLADITDKDDKTVPVVYAPAKTGNLFVLDRRTGALVVPAPETPVPQGAAPGDHVAPTQPFSQLTYRPSKNLTDADMWGATMYDQLVCRVMFHQLRYEGTFTPPSLQGTLVFPGNLGMFEWGGLAIDTDRQIAVANPIALPFVSRLIPRSPGNPMEPVAGAKGSGTESGIQPQYGVPYGVTINPFLSPLGLPCKQPAWGYMSAIDLKTNEIVWKKRIGTVHDSSPIPLPFRMGMPMLGGPIVTAGGVAFIGATADNYIRGFDVNNGKQVWEARLPAGGQATPMSYSVNGRQYVVIAAGGHGSFGTKLGDYVIAYALPQQ, encoded by the coding sequence ATGGCCAGTCAGTCGAATTCGCGGGGCGTGATCGGCGTCATCACATTGCTCTTTACGGTGCTGACCGCGCTGTATCTGCTGATCGGCGGCGCGTGGCTGCTCACGGTCGGCGGCTCGGCCTACTATGTCATCACAGGCATCGTGCTGTTGGGCGTGGCCTGGCTGCTTTGGCGGCGCAGTCCCGCCGCGCTCGTGCTTTATGCACTTGTACTGATCGGCACGGCGATCTGGGCGCTGATGGAGTCGGGTCCCGACTTCTGGGCACTCGCGCCGCGTTCCGATGTGCTGGTCATCTTCGGTGTGTGGTTGCTGCTGCTCGTAAGCTGGCGACTCGAGGGGGCGCGCACGCTGGGTGTCGTGTCGCTCGTGGTTGCACTCGTGGCATGGGCGGGCGTGCTCGTGTACGCGAGCTTCAATGATCCGCAGCAGGTCAACGGCACACTGAACGCTTCCGCGCCCGCGAGCGGCACCAGCACCGGGATCGATGCCGCCGACTGGCCCGCCTATGGGCGCGACCAGGAAGGCACTCGCTACTCGCCATTGAAGCAGATCACGCCTGAGAACGTGAAGGATCTCCAGGTGGCCTGGACCTTCCGCACGGGCGACACGAAGGGGCCCAACGATCCTGTCGAGATTACCAACGAGGTCACGCCGATCAAGATCGGCGACCTGCTTTACCTGTGCTCGCCGCACCAGATCCTGTTCGCGCTCGACGCGAAGACGGGCGCGCTCAAGTGGAAGTTCGATCCGAAACTGCAGTCCGATCCGTCGTTCCAGCACGTGACGTGCCGCGGCGTGTCGTATGTCGATCTTTCGGCCAACGCCACGGCGGCCGCACCCGCGGCGACGCTGGCGAGCGATGCAGCGGCAGCCTCGGACGCCTCGGGCGCCGCCGCCACAGCCGCCACCCCAGCAGCCGCCCCAGCCGCTGATGCCACATCCGCCTGCACGCGCCGCATCTTCTTGCCGGTCAACGACGGCCACCTCTATGCGCTCGACGCGCTGACGGGCCAACGTTGCGAGGGCTTCGGCAACAACGGCGACCTCGATCTTCAACACGCCCAGCCCGTCACGACGGCGGGGATGTACGAGCCGACTTCGCCGTCGATCATAACCAGCAAGGTGATCATCGTAGCGGGCGCGGTCGAAGACAACTTCTCGAACCGCGAACCATCGGGCGTCATCCGCGGCTTCGACGTGCGCACGGGCGAATTGCTTTGGGCGTTCGACCCAGGCGCGAAGGACCCGAATCACATTCCGGGCCCGGGTGAGCACTACACGTGGAATTCACCCAACTCGTGGGCACCTGCCGCCTACGACGCGAAGCTCGACATTGTCTATTTGCCGATGGGTGTGAAGACGCCGGATATCTGGGGCGGCGACCGCACGCCGGAGCTGGAGCGTTACGCGACCGGGCTGCTCGCGCTTCACGCGTCGACCGGCGAGCTGGCCTGGTTCTACCAGACCGTGCACCACGATCTGTGGGACATGGACCAGCCGTCGCAGCCCACGCTCGCCGACATCACCGACAAGGATGACAAGACCGTGCCGGTCGTGTACGCGCCGGCCAAGACCGGCAACCTGTTCGTGCTCGACCGCCGCACGGGTGCGCTGGTCGTGCCGGCGCCCGAAACGCCGGTGCCGCAAGGCGCTGCCCCGGGTGACCACGTTGCGCCGACACAGCCGTTCTCGCAGCTCACGTACCGTCCGTCGAAGAACCTGACCGACGCCGACATGTGGGGTGCGACGATGTACGACCAGCTCGTGTGCCGCGTGATGTTCCATCAACTGCGTTACGAAGGCACGTTCACGCCGCCGTCGCTGCAGGGCACGCTCGTGTTCCCGGGCAACCTGGGCATGTTCGAGTGGGGCGGTCTCGCGATCGACACCGACCGCCAGATCGCTGTCGCGAACCCGATTGCGCTGCCGTTCGTCTCGCGTCTGATTCCGCGCAGCCCGGGCAACCCGATGGAGCCGGTGGCAGGTGCGAAGGGCAGCGGCACGGAGTCAGGCATCCAGCCGCAATACGGCGTGCCATACGGCGTGACGATCAATCCGTTCCTTTCACCGCTAGGCTTGCCGTGCAAGCAACCGGCATGGGGCTACATGTCTGCGATTGATCTCAAGACGAATGAGATCGTGTGGAAGAAGCGGATCGGCACCGTGCACGACAGCTCGCCGATTCCGCTGCCGTTCAGGATGGGCATGCCGATGCTGGGCGGTCCGATCGTCACTGCGGGCGGTGTCGCGTTCATTGGCGCGACGGCGGACAACTACATTCGCGGATTCGACGTGAACAACGGTAAGCAGGTCTGGGAGGCCCGCCTGCCCGCAGGCGGTCAGGCCACGCCGATGAGCTATTCGGTCAATGGCCGTCAGTACGTCGTGATCGCGGCGGGCGGACATGGCTCGTTCGGCACAAAGCTCGGTGACTATGTGATTGCCTACGCGTTGCCGCAGCAGTAA
- a CDS encoding GGDEF domain-containing protein, whose product MVSTSSSDAPSNDAPDLFQNESEALEKARAIHADVGADPQQCRLALAELIGHYERLMRETRRLIGRSDRAEREMHALTQQLQYRATHDALTDVLNRSAVIERTSKALRVDRAVMILLDIDEFKKVNDDFGHPVGDAVILGIVDCLRRIVGEQGVIGRVGGEEFTVLLPGHDLADALQLAEKMRGAIGSYVFAAPVNRRITASFGVSANPVRTDFDIAYGLADSALYKAKRGGRNRVEFADPQLVSPAMPIEN is encoded by the coding sequence GTGGTCTCAACTTCCTCTTCGGACGCACCTTCGAACGACGCTCCGGACCTGTTCCAGAACGAGAGCGAGGCGCTGGAGAAGGCGCGCGCGATTCATGCGGATGTCGGCGCCGACCCGCAGCAATGCCGCCTGGCGCTAGCTGAACTCATCGGACACTATGAACGCCTGATGCGCGAGACGCGCCGCCTTATTGGGCGCAGCGACCGCGCCGAGCGGGAGATGCATGCACTGACTCAACAGTTGCAATATCGTGCGACACACGATGCGTTAACCGATGTGTTGAACCGCAGTGCGGTGATCGAGCGCACGAGCAAGGCGCTGCGCGTTGATCGGGCAGTGATGATCTTGCTCGACATCGACGAGTTCAAGAAAGTCAATGACGATTTCGGGCACCCTGTTGGCGACGCGGTGATACTCGGCATCGTCGATTGCTTGCGACGCATTGTCGGCGAGCAAGGTGTCATCGGTCGCGTCGGCGGCGAAGAATTTACGGTGTTGTTACCGGGGCATGATCTCGCCGACGCACTGCAGTTGGCGGAGAAAATGCGCGGGGCGATCGGTAGTTACGTTTTCGCCGCGCCTGTGAATCGTCGCATCACGGCCAGTTTCGGCGTCAGTGCCAATCCGGTTCGGACCGATTTCGATATTGCATACGGGTTAGCAGATTCGGCCTTGTATAAAGCGAAGCGAGGTGGGCGGAATCGCGTGGAGTTTGCTGATCCGCAATTGGTTTCGCCTGCGATGCCGATCGAAAACTGA
- a CDS encoding porin, with product MIYSRFAPRACVVLAAIAAHATLAHAQSAVTLYGALDTSIEVTNPGAGYVARMDSGAYRGSRIGLRGAEDLGNNVKILFNLENGFSSADGTLAVANTIFNRQAWIGLGTPYGTVRIGRQYSPIYIPFKGQLDAFDAGTIASGLDNLSKLTPYESNAITYLSPEFHGFSTTLMASLRDANDGDGNGLAGHIETFEWREGPFRISYAHQQTHGNGALRANLGGVSYVFGAVTGFLSFFNGDGGPSYHNDGVSVSARYALNSRFRTSLGYTYLRDSSGGDNNADQWSAACEYDLSKRALLYASAGWLHNRGQAEFTLRGVNVTGLTPSWPGAFVRGVQFGMIDRF from the coding sequence ATGATCTATTCACGCTTTGCACCGCGAGCCTGCGTCGTGCTCGCCGCAATCGCGGCGCACGCCACGCTCGCGCATGCACAAAGTGCCGTCACGCTCTACGGCGCCCTCGACACGAGCATTGAAGTCACCAATCCAGGCGCGGGCTACGTGGCGCGGATGGATTCCGGCGCTTATCGTGGATCGCGCATCGGCCTGCGCGGCGCGGAGGACCTCGGCAACAACGTCAAGATTCTGTTCAATCTGGAGAACGGCTTCAGTTCCGCCGACGGCACCCTCGCTGTCGCGAACACGATCTTCAACCGCCAGGCCTGGATCGGTTTGGGCACGCCTTACGGCACCGTGCGTATCGGCCGCCAGTACTCGCCGATCTATATCCCGTTCAAGGGCCAGCTCGACGCTTTCGATGCAGGCACGATCGCTTCCGGTCTCGACAATCTCTCGAAGCTCACGCCGTACGAGAGCAATGCGATCACCTATCTCTCGCCCGAATTCCACGGCTTCTCCACGACGCTTATGGCTTCGTTACGCGATGCGAACGACGGCGACGGCAATGGGCTCGCCGGCCACATCGAAACCTTCGAATGGCGCGAGGGACCGTTCCGCATCTCGTACGCGCATCAACAGACGCACGGTAACGGCGCGCTGCGCGCCAACCTGGGCGGCGTCTCGTACGTTTTTGGCGCGGTCACCGGTTTTCTATCGTTCTTCAACGGCGATGGCGGGCCGTCATATCACAACGACGGCGTATCCGTCTCCGCGCGTTATGCGCTCAATTCGCGCTTTCGGACCTCACTCGGCTACACCTATCTGCGCGACAGTTCGGGTGGCGACAACAACGCCGACCAGTGGAGTGCGGCGTGCGAGTACGACCTCTCGAAGCGCGCCCTGCTGTATGCGAGCGCCGGCTGGTTGCACAACCGCGGCCAGGCTGAGTTCACGCTACGCGGCGTGAACGTGACGGGCCTCACACCGTCTTGGCCGGGGGCCTTCGTGCGAGGCGTGCAGTTCGGCATGATCGACCGTTTCTAG
- a CDS encoding potassium channel family protein, with protein sequence MDNAEKAAARTRIHPRHAVGEFARVLWHLRAILVMLLILFLILTAAMYYVGGAVDAATRTQASSGQTLYFCAVTALTIGYGDVVPTTTLGRIVAVLLGLLGVLITGVVTAAAVYAIQVAAGLRHPG encoded by the coding sequence ATGGATAATGCCGAAAAAGCGGCTGCGCGCACCCGAATCCACCCGCGCCACGCAGTTGGGGAGTTTGCCAGGGTTCTCTGGCACCTGCGCGCCATTCTGGTGATGCTGCTGATTCTTTTCCTCATTTTGACGGCCGCCATGTATTACGTTGGGGGAGCCGTCGATGCCGCCACACGCACACAAGCATCGTCAGGCCAAACGCTTTACTTTTGCGCGGTGACGGCGCTGACCATCGGCTACGGCGACGTGGTGCCGACCACCACGCTTGGTCGGATCGTCGCGGTTTTGCTTGGACTGCTCGGCGTGTTGATAACGGGTGTGGTAACGGCTGCCGCTGTTTATGCTATCCAGGTGGCTGCCGGGTTACGACACCCAGGCTAG
- a CDS encoding UPF0182 family protein translates to MHWQPGSRMRYRRTAIAVAGVVGALIVLGRITGFVVDWLWFASIGHVDVFWTVVSAKVLLFAAVFAASAGVIAASGFLAHRYARRPGSWQVETARLSGTPEFISELADQLAPRIPWRTSIAGSAIVLGLIIAVGELGNWDLVLRFLHQVPYGERDPVFGQDIGFYLFSLPAYLAFKNWLLQVLFCSAIVAGAIYGVRGDITFERPPRGLSAAAAAHGAALLGVFFALKAGSYALDRFLLLYGDNGVVVGAGYTDIHVELPVLWVLVGLSAIAAVASWVNMRRRDYRIPAASVLLVFGTSFVFALIYPALFQRFYVKPSELQLEMPYIKNNIALTRMGYGLNQIAVKPFPAEQQLNLASLEANRAIIDNIRLWDGQPLMDTYAQLQEIRTYYKFLSVDIDRYRLDAGYRQVMLSARELEPSMLPENAQTWVNLHLLFTHGNGVVMSPVTEKSTEGLPSFYLQDIPPVTYGGPAIREPRLYFGEGGEGYVIVKGSVAEFDYPKGKDNVYASYDGRDGIAIGSAARRSLFAWQFDDPNILLTGYITNASRILLHRNIQDRVRTIAPFLTLDHDPYLVISNGHLFWMQDAYTTSRWFPYAQPGFGDGANYVRNAVKVVIDAYNGSVDFYVSDPADPVLRTYQRIFPGLFKPLAAMSQDLQQHIRYPEDLFLVQARTYRAYHMDAPEVFYNREDLWQFPRELIGIDGGNSPGTPMTPYYMIMRLPEEPHEEFVLMLPMVPSQRDNMIAWLAARCDPPNYGKLIVYSFPKDKLVYGPFQIEARIQQNTEISQQISLWNQMGSRVIRGHLLVVPIENSILYISPLYLRAESGQLPELKRVIAAYGDRVVMKETLGEALAALFKESAPLAAQPQGTADARAREALAHYDRAIERLKAGDWSGFGAELDALRPLLEALGGSDGGRSAGQK, encoded by the coding sequence ATGCATTGGCAACCCGGCTCCCGCATGCGCTACAGACGCACCGCAATCGCGGTGGCGGGTGTTGTGGGTGCCCTGATCGTCCTCGGACGCATCACGGGGTTCGTCGTCGACTGGCTGTGGTTTGCTTCAATCGGCCATGTCGACGTTTTCTGGACGGTCGTCTCCGCCAAGGTGCTCCTTTTTGCCGCCGTGTTCGCCGCGTCGGCGGGCGTAATCGCCGCGTCGGGGTTCCTCGCGCATCGTTACGCGAGGCGTCCAGGTAGCTGGCAAGTGGAAACGGCTCGTCTGTCAGGTACGCCGGAATTCATCAGCGAACTGGCAGACCAACTCGCACCGCGCATTCCGTGGCGCACCAGCATTGCCGGTAGCGCTATTGTCCTGGGGCTGATCATTGCCGTCGGTGAACTCGGCAACTGGGATCTGGTGCTGCGCTTCCTTCATCAGGTGCCCTATGGCGAGCGCGATCCTGTGTTCGGCCAGGACATTGGCTTCTATCTGTTCTCGCTGCCCGCCTATCTTGCGTTCAAGAACTGGCTGCTGCAGGTGCTGTTTTGCAGTGCGATCGTTGCAGGCGCGATCTACGGGGTACGCGGCGATATCACGTTCGAGCGGCCGCCGCGTGGACTCTCAGCCGCTGCCGCCGCTCACGGTGCAGCGCTGCTCGGCGTGTTCTTCGCCCTGAAGGCCGGTTCTTACGCACTCGACCGTTTTTTACTGCTCTACGGCGATAACGGCGTCGTGGTCGGCGCCGGCTATACCGACATCCACGTCGAACTCCCGGTCTTGTGGGTGCTTGTCGGACTTTCCGCCATTGCGGCCGTCGCGTCGTGGGTCAATATGCGCCGACGGGACTATCGCATTCCTGCCGCCTCCGTATTGCTGGTGTTCGGCACCTCGTTCGTGTTCGCGCTGATCTACCCGGCGCTGTTCCAGCGCTTCTATGTCAAGCCGAGCGAGCTGCAACTGGAGATGCCCTATATCAAGAACAACATCGCGCTAACGCGAATGGGCTATGGCCTCAACCAGATCGCGGTCAAGCCGTTTCCGGCCGAGCAGCAATTGAATCTCGCCTCGCTCGAGGCCAATCGCGCGATCATCGACAACATTCGCCTGTGGGACGGGCAGCCGCTGATGGATACCTACGCGCAGTTGCAGGAGATCAGGACTTACTACAAATTCCTCTCCGTCGACATCGACCGCTATCGTCTCGACGCCGGCTACCGACAGGTGATGCTGTCGGCTCGCGAACTGGAACCTTCGATGCTTCCCGAGAACGCCCAGACCTGGGTGAACCTGCACCTCCTGTTCACGCACGGCAACGGCGTGGTGATGTCGCCCGTCACCGAAAAATCGACGGAAGGTTTGCCCTCCTTCTATCTGCAGGATATTCCACCCGTGACCTACGGTGGACCGGCCATTCGTGAGCCGCGTTTGTATTTCGGTGAAGGAGGGGAGGGCTACGTCATCGTCAAAGGTAGCGTCGCCGAATTCGATTACCCCAAGGGCAAGGACAACGTCTACGCCAGTTACGACGGGCGCGATGGGATTGCCATTGGCAGCGCGGCGCGCCGAAGCCTCTTTGCCTGGCAGTTCGACGATCCGAACATCCTGCTAACCGGCTATATCACGAACGCTAGCCGTATCCTGCTGCACCGTAACATTCAGGACCGCGTACGGACGATCGCCCCGTTCCTCACCCTTGACCATGATCCCTATCTCGTCATAAGCAACGGACACCTTTTCTGGATGCAGGACGCCTATACGACAAGCCGCTGGTTCCCCTACGCCCAGCCGGGATTCGGCGATGGCGCCAACTACGTCCGCAACGCAGTCAAGGTTGTGATCGACGCGTATAACGGCTCAGTGGATTTCTATGTCAGCGATCCTGCCGATCCGGTCCTACGGACGTATCAGCGCATCTTCCCGGGCCTGTTCAAGCCTCTTGCGGCGATGTCACAAGACCTGCAGCAACATATCCGCTACCCCGAAGATCTGTTCCTGGTCCAGGCGCGAACGTATCGGGCTTATCACATGGACGCGCCGGAGGTTTTCTACAATCGCGAGGACCTCTGGCAGTTCCCGCGGGAATTGATCGGCATAGATGGCGGGAATAGTCCCGGCACGCCGATGACGCCTTACTACATGATCATGCGGCTGCCCGAGGAACCGCACGAGGAGTTTGTCCTGATGCTGCCGATGGTGCCCAGCCAGCGCGACAACATGATCGCGTGGCTCGCCGCGCGTTGCGATCCGCCCAACTACGGCAAGCTTATCGTCTACTCGTTCCCGAAGGACAAGCTCGTCTATGGGCCGTTCCAGATCGAGGCACGCATTCAGCAGAACACCGAGATTTCGCAACAGATTTCGCTGTGGAACCAGATGGGCTCGCGCGTCATTCGCGGCCATCTTCTCGTCGTGCCGATTGAGAACTCCATTCTCTATATCTCTCCGCTCTATTTGCGCGCGGAGTCGGGTCAGTTGCCCGAGTTGAAGCGGGTGATTGCCGCGTATGGGGACCGGGTGGTGATGAAGGAAACTTTGGGCGAAGCGCTGGCGGCGCTCTTCAAAGAAAGCGCGCCACTCGCGGCACAGCCTCAGGGCACGGCGGACGCGCGCGCCCGCGAAGCGCTTGCTCATTATGACCGTGCGATCGAGCGATTGAAGGCGGGCGACTGGAGTGGTTTCGGCGCGGAACTGGATGCGTTACGGCCATTGCTCGAGGCGCTGGGTGGCAGTGACGGTGGCCGTTCGGCAGGGCAGAAGTGA